Below is a window of Acidimicrobiia bacterium DNA.
TACGTGATGGTCCGCGTGCCTGGACACCCGCGGGTGAACAAGGAGTCCGCCCCGGGCTGAACCCGCTGTAGGCGTGCAAACGGGTCGAGGCGCGTCGCGCTGTGTCAAATCTGTGTCACGCCGCGTTTCATACCTTTCCCCGCGACGCTGTGACCTGCGCAAACGCGCCGAGATTCGCCGTGGAGGTGGCGGGAGTCGAACCCGCGTCTTCCGAGACCTTGTCGGGGCTTCTCCGAGCGCAGCCGGTGAAGAAGTCTCGGACCACCACCACTCACCGGCAACCTGTGGCGATCCCAGCCCGAGTGAGATGTCCCGCCGGGCCCTCGGGCGATTCCCGGCGGTAAGCCACTCTGAATGGCGCCCCGGTTCCGGCCGAGTGGCTGGGCCAGGAGGGACGCGCTGCTAGTTGGTACTAGGCAGCGATTGCGAGGTTCATGTCCTCGTCAATTGTTTGTGTGTGCCGGCTCTTTCTCGACGATCCGGCGACGTCGGCTCGCTTCCCCCGCCTCGATCCTCGAAATCGAAGCCACGCACCCCCTTGTCAACGTCGCGCCGGTGCATGAGCGGTGAGCGCGACCGCTCCATGATAGTGCGCCGTCAGTCGCGAACTCCCTTGAGTGCGCGTTCGGCTTCACGGTCGGCGTCGCGCTTCGCCAGGGCCTGGCGCTTGTCGTAGGCACGCTTGCCGCGACCGAGCGCGAGCTCGACCTTGGCGCGACCGTCCGTGAAGTAGACGCGGAGCGGTACCAGCGTGTGGCCCTTCTCCTCCGTGCCACGGGCCATCGCCAGGATCTCCTTGTGGTGCGCGAGCAGCTTGCGCTTGCGGTCCGGGTCGAGATCGGCACGCGAGAACGCGTAGGGCGGCACGTGCATGCCGTAGAGCCACACCTCGCCGTCCTCGACGCGGGCGTACGCGTCGCGGATGTTGGCGTGGCCCTCGCGCATCGACTTCACCTCGGAGCCGGCGAGCACGATCCCGCACTCCCACGTGTCGAGCACGAGGTAGTCGTGTCGGGCCTTACGGTTCGTCGAGACGAGTTGATCGCCGCGCCTGCTCACCCTTGCACGGTACCGTTTGTGCCCGTGTCGCCCGAGCTCGGCTCACCCACCTTGCGCCTCTCGCGCGCGCAGTACGAGCAGATCGTCGCACACTGTTACGACGGCCTTCCCGACGAGGCGTGCGGCCTGCTCGCCGGGCCTTTGAGTGGTGACGAGACCACCGGCGAGGTCACCACGGTGTACCCGTGCGAGAACGCGGCGCACTCGGCGCGGATCTATAGGGTCGGCGGCAAGGATCTGATGAGGGCGACGCTCGACGCGAACCGGCGCGACGAGGAGATCATCGCGGTGTGGCACTCGCACACCCACTCCGACGCGTACCCGTCGCGCACCGACGTCGAACAGGCGATGGAGGCACAGAAACTCGAGCGGCCGTGGCTCTACCCGATCGTGAGCTTGAAGGACGGCGAGCCGGTGCTGCGCGCCTACTGGATCCGCGACTCCGTCATCACCGAAGTTCCCGTCGAAGTCGAGGGAGTAGCGTTTCCGCGATGACTGATCGCGAGTACCGGCTGATCTCGGCCGACGGCCACCTCATGGACCCGCCCGACTTGTGGACGTCGCGGGCGCCCGCGAAGTACCGCGATCGGGTGCCCCGGATGGAGCACTTCGAGCAGGGCGACGCCTGGATCTTCCCCGGCCGCGACACGCCGAGCCCGTTCAACTGGGGCGCGTGCGCGGGCCGCGCGCCCGATCAGCAGGGGCTGTGGTGCCGCTTGGAAGACATAAACCCGGGTTGCTACGACGCGAAGGCGCGCGTCGAGGCCCTCGATCTCGACGGTGTCGACGCCGAACTGCTCTTTCCCAATGGGCTCGACTGGGTCGTCGACTCTCCCGACCGCGAGTTCCACCTCTCTATGACGCGCATCTACAACGACCACCTGTCATCGTTCTGCGCGTACGCGCCCGACCGGTTCGGCGGGGCCGCGCTGCTTCCCGCGATCGGTGTCGACGACGCGGTTGCCGAGGTCGAGCGGCTTGCCACGGTGCCGGGCATCGCCGCCTACCTCCTCAAGCGCTACCCGCACGGCGACTCCACGCTCACGCGCGACGAGGACGACAAGGTGTGGGCCGCCATCCAGGACACGGGCAAACCCGTCGCCATCCACGTGAGCCTGCGCAGCGCGGCGTCGTTCAACCAGGCCCCGATGGCGCTGCCGGGCACCGTGCACTTCTACGACGCGCCGGCGCGCATGCTCGAGTTCATCTTCTCGGGCGTGCTCGATCGCTTCCCGAACCTGCAGGTGTTCCTCGCCGAGATCGATTGCGGTTGGCTGCCGTACTACGCACAGCAGTGCGACGACAATTACCTCCGTCACTCGAAGTCGGAGTTGCGCGACGTGCACCTCGCGCGCCTGCCGAGCGAGTACATGAAGGAGCGGTTCCCGGCATCGTTCATCACCGATCCGTACGCGGTCGAGAACCGTCACGCGGTCGGCATCGAGCGGATGCTCTGGTCGAGCGACTTCCCGCACATCACGTCCGACTGGCCCTACTCGTGGAAGACGGTCAACGCCACGTTCATGGGCGTCCCCGACCACGAGCGACACGCGATCCTCGCTGGCAACGCGCAGCGACTGTTCGGCTTCGGCTCGTAGCAGGGGTGGACGGGTCGGTGGACGTCGCGGTCGAGCGCGACGTCGCAGTCGTCGTGCGCGACGGCACCGTGCTCCGAGCGAACGTCTACCGCCCAGTGAGTAGCGGGTCGTACCCCGCGGTCATCGAGCGCACCCCCTACGGTAAGGACGCGGCGCGGCCCTCGAGCACGATCGACGGGGTGCGCGCCGCGGCCGCCGGACTCGTCGTCGTGGTGCAAGACGTGCGCGGCCAAGGGAGGTCGGACGGCGGCGCGTTCTACATGTTCCGCGACGAGTTCGACGACGGGTACGACACGGTCGAATGGGTTGCAGCACAGCCGTTCTGTAACGGCCGCGTCGGCTGCTACGGCACGTCGTACGGCGGGAACACCTCCTGGCAGGCCGCGATCGCCGCGCCACCCTCGCTCGGCGCGATCGCGCCGGTGCAGTCACCGATCGACTACGTCGAAGGTTGGGACTGGCTCACGCGTGACGGCGTCCTCAAGTGGGGCCTGCTGCTCAACTGGACGCTCACCGCCATCGCCGAGTCGCAGGTGCGCCGCCACAGCTCGCCCGACGAAATGTCACACCGGTTGGAGGCGCTCGCGGCATGGACGGACGACCCCGTCGAGTTGTTCTCGATGACGCCGCTCGTCAAGGTGGGCGAGATGCTGCAAGAGGTAATAGGGCCCGGTGCCGAGAGTGCGGGCAAGCCGTTGTCGTTCTTCCGCAACGTCGTCGCGCGGGAGCTCCCTGAGTCGTGGCGCGGTGGAATCGACATCGCGCGCGACCACTCGCGAGTGCGTGTGCCCGCGTTCATCACCGCGAGTTGGTACGACGTGATCCTCGACCACGATCTCGAGCATTACGCGCGCATGCGTGCGTGCGCCGCGACCGACGAGGCGCGGGAGCAGACCCGCTTGTTGATCGGGCCGTGGTCGCACGGCATGTTCCTCAACGTGGTCGGCCAACTCGACTACGGGCGGCGCGCGATGGGCGGTTCGCTCGACCTCGGCGTCGATCTCGGCACGCTGCAGACCGAGTGGTTCAAGGCGCAGCTCGGCGGATCGCACGCCGCCGCGCTCGACGGTCCACGCGTGAAGCTCTTCGTGCAGGGTGTCAACCGCTGGCGCGACGAGGACGACTGGCCGCTCGCACGCGCGAAGCCGACCAACTGGTACTTGCGGAGCGACGGCCGTCTCACGCCCGAACCGCCGCGCGCCGACGAGGGCGTCGACACCTTCGAGTTCGACCCGAATGATCCGTGCCCGACGCTCGGTGGCGATCTCGTGAAACCGCCGGCGTTCCCGCCCGGTCCACTCGACCAGGCGCCGATCATGGGTCGCCGCGACGTGCTCGTGTACACGTCCGACGTACTCGACCGCGACGTCGAGGTGGTCGGACCGGTCGCCGCGCAGCTCCACGCGGCCACCACCGGGGTGTGCACCGACTTCGTGGTCAAGCTGTGCGACGTGCACGCGGACGGTCGCACGTTCAACGTGTGCGACGGCATCGTGCGCACCACGGGTGGCGACGGCGGGTGGACCGTCGACCTGTGGGCAGCCGCGATCGTCTTCCGGCGCGGGCACCGAATCCGCGTGCTCGTGAGCTCGAGCGACTTCCCGCGCTACGAGCGGAACCCCAATACCGGCGAGCACCCATGGGAGGCCACCGTGTTCGAGCCCGTCCGCCAACGCGTGTACCACGACGCCGCGCACGCGTCCTGTGTCGTGTTGCCGGTGGTCGGTTGAGATGCCGGCGTCGGTGCACGGACTGAAGTGACGTTGCTGCAGGTGAAACCACCGTGGCGGCGCATCGTCGTTTCGTCGGACATCAACCCGCGGCACGAAGAATTCCGGGAATGGGTCCCGCCCGACTTCGACCGGCGGTGTTCGACCTCGAGGGCACGAACCATGTGCTCCGGCAGGTTTGAGCGACTCCCGTCGGTAGTCCCAGGGGCTCGTCGGCGAGTTCGACATACTGGAGGTCGTCTTGCCAGGCTTCAGGGATGGCGAACGTGTCGAAAGCCAGAGTGCCGCGAGGCGGGATGATGTTCTCCGTTGGGTACGAGGGCCGCTCGCTTGCAGAGTTCATCGACACGCTGAAGTTCAACCGAGTGAGTGTGCTCATCGACGTTCGCGAAAACGCCGTCAGCAGGAAGCCCGGGTTTGGCAAGCAGAGCCTCGCGAATGCACTCGAAGCAGCAGGAATCGAATACCGGCACGAGCCCTCATTGGGCAACCCGAAGGCCAATCGCGACGCGTTCCGCAACGGCAACCGTGCGGCGGGGAAGCGCCGTTATCGCCGATGCTTGAACAACGGCGCGCGCGGTGTCTACGACACCGTGGTCGAGTTGGCGATGACCAAGCGGGTGGCTCTCCTCTGCTTCGAACGCGACGACACCTACTGTCATCGGAGCTGCATCGTGGAGCAGGCGCAGGCGGAAAACCCGGCCCTCTCGGTATCGCGCCTGTAGTTCTTGTCAGGCTCGCCTCGGCCAGACAATTCCGAGGAGGAGCCACTGGTCGGGAAATCGGTGCTGGTTGCCAACGAGGAAGACCGGGTCATTCTTCGGCCCGCACACATCATTGAGCCAGCGATCCCGAACTCGTTGCTCGGGATCCGCATAGCCGCGGCGATAGTTGCGGTAGGCCTGGTTGATCTCCCAGTCGATGACCTTGAGTCGGCGCGATTCGTCGTCGTCCGGGTACTGCACCACGAAGTGAAAGTCGAACGGGATCGGTTCGAGGGCCTGCCGGTCGTCTAGCGAGAAGAGGTCACCCTGCGCCACCTCGCGCGCAGCCTTCTCTCGAGCTTCCTCGAGTTCTCTGGCTGGCCGAGGCGACACCTCCAAATCGAGGATCCGACCTGTCTCGACAACCGCAAGGCTCGTGCCGGTCGATGCATGTTCCATGAGGACCTGACGCATCGTCCTACCGCGGTGGGGTTCGACCAGTGCCTTCCGCGCCTGCCAGTTGTGCTTTGTATCGATGTGGCCGACAACCCGGATGCTGTCCATGTCGGGCGTGAACGACTCGGGCCGCTCGTCGCTGGTGCTCTTCCTGGCGCGAAGCCGGATCGTGTCCCACTTGTGAACGCGAAGATCAGCAGGTACATCACGCACCCGAAACGGGAAGAGTCGCACCCAATCCGGCTGCCAGAGCGTGTCATGCCGAAAGCCCGCGACGCACACAACTTCGCCATGCCGGCTGCTGATGGCCGGGTAGGCCATGACGGACACGGCGACCTCGATGTCTTGGAAGGCTTCGGTGGGCATATGAACACCTCGCATGGCGACAGACGACATTCTCGTGCAGCGGGCAGGGTGCCTGGCGGTGGACAGGTCGGGTCCTTGGATCGGAAGATGTCGCGCATGAACCGTCGCGGAACGCCGAGCGCGTTCGTCATCAGCATCACGCCGTTCGACGAGACCGGCGAGATCGACTGGGACGCGACCCGCGCCCACTTCCGGCGCCTGCGGGAGTCGGGGATCGGGGTCTACGTCGGTGGTGGTGGGAGCGGCGAGGGTCACACGCTCCTGCCGCACGAAGTCGATGCGCTCCTGGCGCTCGCGGTCGACGAGCTGCTCGGTTCGGTGCCGACACGCGCGATGGGCGTCGAGCCGCGCACCGCGAAACAGATGATCGAGTTCGGGAGGCGCGTGAAGGACACCGGACTCGACGCGATGCAGGTGTACAGCCTCGACATGGGCCACCTCGGCATCCCGCGCCCGCAGGAGCTCGACCGGTATTTCCGCGACGTGTTGGAGCAGGTCGAGATGCCGTCGGTGATCTCGACGCACTTCTCGGTCGGCTACATGGTCCCCGTCGACCTCCTGTGCACGCTCTGCGACGAGTACCCGTCGGTGATCGGCGTCAACTGCTCGATCGGCCAGGACTTCACGTATCTCGTGCGGCTGCTCGACGAACTTCCTGGGCACGTCGAGGTGCACGTTGGCGGGCCGATGCACGCGCTGTCGGCGTTGGCGATGGGCGGCACCGGCTTCCTCTCGTCGGAGGCGAACCTCGTCCCGAAGCTCGCGAACAGCGTGGTCACGCACTATGGCGTGGGCGATTACGCGGCCGCGGCCGACGCGTACGCAAAGGTCGTGCAGGTGTTCACGCTGTTGTCGTCGCGCGTCGCGGTGAAGGCGTTGCTGAAGGCGTTCGGGCTGCCCGGCGGCGAGCCCCGACTGCCGCGCATGCTGCTCACCAGCGAGGACGACGCGCGCGAGGCCGTCGCGGCACTGCGCAGGATCGGCATCCCCGAGCTACCGTGAAGTGATGCGGCGGAGCTCCGCGGTCGCATCGATCCTGATCATTGCGATGACGATCGCGGCCCCAGCGTCGGCGGCGACCGCGAGGCCGAAGTTCGTGCTGACGAGCACCGCGTTCGGAGACGGCGGCACGATCCCGATCGAGTACACGTGTAGGAGCACGGGCACAACGCCGCAGCTTGCGTGGAAGCGCGTGCCCTCTGGCACGAAGGAGCTCGGCCTGATCATGGAGGACCCCGATGCGCCGAGCGGCACGTTCGTGCACTGGGTCGTGGCGGGGATCAAGCCGAAGCCGCCGTCGATCGCAGCCGACGCCGACCCCGTCGGAGCATTCGTCGGTGTGAACAGTGTTGGTCGCCCCGGTTGGCAGCCGCCGTGCCCGCCGCCCGGCCCTGCGCACCACTACGTGTTCACGCTGTACGCGGTCGGAAAGAAGGTGACGCTGCCACCAGGGGCGACCGCGGCGACGCTGCGCACCGCGATGAAGGGCAAGATTCTCGCAAAGGCGAAACTCGTCGGTTTGTTCGGCACCTGACTTCCGAGCATCCAGGACTCAGCCCGCGGCCGCCATGAGTGACACGTGGCTCGTGTGCGTATGTCATCGGCCGCGTTCGTTGTCACTCCATACGCGAGGGTCGGCGTCGTCGGTCGCCTCGAACACTGCGACGACGTCGCCCCCGCGCGTGAGGGCGAGCCCGACGTGACCGGCGCCCGGCTCGAGGTCGTTCGCGA
It encodes the following:
- the smpB gene encoding SsrA-binding protein SmpB, whose amino-acid sequence is MSRRGDQLVSTNRKARHDYLVLDTWECGIVLAGSEVKSMREGHANIRDAYARVEDGEVWLYGMHVPPYAFSRADLDPDRKRKLLAHHKEILAMARGTEEKGHTLVPLRVYFTDGRAKVELALGRGKRAYDKRQALAKRDADREAERALKGVRD
- a CDS encoding amidohydrolase family protein, with the protein product MTDREYRLISADGHLMDPPDLWTSRAPAKYRDRVPRMEHFEQGDAWIFPGRDTPSPFNWGACAGRAPDQQGLWCRLEDINPGCYDAKARVEALDLDGVDAELLFPNGLDWVVDSPDREFHLSMTRIYNDHLSSFCAYAPDRFGGAALLPAIGVDDAVAEVERLATVPGIAAYLLKRYPHGDSTLTRDEDDKVWAAIQDTGKPVAIHVSLRSAASFNQAPMALPGTVHFYDAPARMLEFIFSGVLDRFPNLQVFLAEIDCGWLPYYAQQCDDNYLRHSKSELRDVHLARLPSEYMKERFPASFITDPYAVENRHAVGIERMLWSSDFPHITSDWPYSWKTVNATFMGVPDHERHAILAGNAQRLFGFGS
- a CDS encoding DUF488 domain-containing protein is translated as MANVSKARVPRGGMMFSVGYEGRSLAEFIDTLKFNRVSVLIDVRENAVSRKPGFGKQSLANALEAAGIEYRHEPSLGNPKANRDAFRNGNRAAGKRRYRRCLNNGARGVYDTVVELAMTKRVALLCFERDDTYCHRSCIVEQAQAENPALSVSRL
- a CDS encoding dihydrodipicolinate synthase family protein codes for the protein MNRRGTPSAFVISITPFDETGEIDWDATRAHFRRLRESGIGVYVGGGGSGEGHTLLPHEVDALLALAVDELLGSVPTRAMGVEPRTAKQMIEFGRRVKDTGLDAMQVYSLDMGHLGIPRPQELDRYFRDVLEQVEMPSVISTHFSVGYMVPVDLLCTLCDEYPSVIGVNCSIGQDFTYLVRLLDELPGHVEVHVGGPMHALSALAMGGTGFLSSEANLVPKLANSVVTHYGVGDYAAAADAYAKVVQVFTLLSSRVAVKALLKAFGLPGGEPRLPRMLLTSEDDAREAVAALRRIGIPELP
- a CDS encoding CocE/NonD family hydrolase — encoded protein: MDVAVERDVAVVVRDGTVLRANVYRPVSSGSYPAVIERTPYGKDAARPSSTIDGVRAAAAGLVVVVQDVRGQGRSDGGAFYMFRDEFDDGYDTVEWVAAQPFCNGRVGCYGTSYGGNTSWQAAIAAPPSLGAIAPVQSPIDYVEGWDWLTRDGVLKWGLLLNWTLTAIAESQVRRHSSPDEMSHRLEALAAWTDDPVELFSMTPLVKVGEMLQEVIGPGAESAGKPLSFFRNVVARELPESWRGGIDIARDHSRVRVPAFITASWYDVILDHDLEHYARMRACAATDEAREQTRLLIGPWSHGMFLNVVGQLDYGRRAMGGSLDLGVDLGTLQTEWFKAQLGGSHAAALDGPRVKLFVQGVNRWRDEDDWPLARAKPTNWYLRSDGRLTPEPPRADEGVDTFEFDPNDPCPTLGGDLVKPPAFPPGPLDQAPIMGRRDVLVYTSDVLDRDVEVVGPVAAQLHAATTGVCTDFVVKLCDVHADGRTFNVCDGIVRTTGGDGGWTVDLWAAAIVFRRGHRIRVLVSSSDFPRYERNPNTGEHPWEATVFEPVRQRVYHDAAHASCVVLPVVG
- a CDS encoding M67 family metallopeptidase, which encodes MSPELGSPTLRLSRAQYEQIVAHCYDGLPDEACGLLAGPLSGDETTGEVTTVYPCENAAHSARIYRVGGKDLMRATLDANRRDEEIIAVWHSHTHSDAYPSRTDVEQAMEAQKLERPWLYPIVSLKDGEPVLRAYWIRDSVITEVPVEVEGVAFPR
- a CDS encoding YbhB/YbcL family Raf kinase inhibitor-like protein, which gives rise to MRRSSAVASILIIAMTIAAPASAATARPKFVLTSTAFGDGGTIPIEYTCRSTGTTPQLAWKRVPSGTKELGLIMEDPDAPSGTFVHWVVAGIKPKPPSIAADADPVGAFVGVNSVGRPGWQPPCPPPGPAHHYVFTLYAVGKKVTLPPGATAATLRTAMKGKILAKAKLVGLFGT